The nucleotide sequence GCATGAAACTCTTCAAAACGCAGCGGACGGTTGTCAAAGGCTGCAGGAAGACGGAAACCATATTCCACAAGATTTTTCTTTCGGGCACGGTCGCCACCATACATGGCAGAAATCTGCGGTACACTCACGTGGCTCTCATCAATCACCATCAGGTAATCCTCTGGGAAGAAATCCAACAAACAGTAAGGGCGCATTCCCGCCTCTCTACCATCAAAGTAGCGTGAATAGTTCTCAATACCAGAGCAATGACCGAGTTCCTTAATCATCTCAATGTCATACTCTACACGTTCCTTGATGCGTTGTGCCTTGATGTTATCCCCAATCTCGGTGAAGAAGTCTACCTGCTTCACCAAGTCATCTTGTATCTGTCGGATAGCTCCTTCGGTCTGTTCCTTAGACGTAACAAAGAGGTTGGCTGGATATATTTCGTAAGCATCAAAGGTAGCAAGGCGATGAAAGTCGACAGCATCCACCTCTTCGATTGAGTCTATCTCATCATCCCACCACGTGATACGCAGAACATTGTCATTATAAGCCATCGCAATATCCACCGTATCGCCCTTCACACGGAAGTTTCCACGCTGTAATTCGATGTCATTACGCATATAAAGAGCATCTACCAAGCGCCTTAAAAATCATTACGATCGATGACTTGCCCCTTCTTGATAGAGATAACATTCTCCTTCATCGCAATCGGTGCTCCCATACCATAGATACACGAAACGGAAGACACGACAATAACATCCTTACGACCTGACAACAAAGAAGATACAGCAGACAAACGCAGCTTATCAATCTCGTCATTAATAGCAAGATCTTTCTCAATATAGGTATCCGTCACTGGCATATACGCCTCTGGTTGATAATAATCATAATAGGAAACATAATACTCCACGGCGTTATCAGGAAAGAAAGCCTTCATCTCCTCATAAAGCTGTGCAGCCAAAGTCTTGTTATGCGACAAGATAAGTGTGGGTTTATTGACATTTGCAATTACGTTAGCAACAGTAAAAGTCTTACCCGAACCCGTCACACCCAACAGCACCTGACTCTTATCGCCACGCTCCAATCCGTCCGTAAGTTCTCTGATTGCCTCAGGCTGGTCGCCCGTTGGTTTATATTTCGATGTTAATTTGAAGTTCATTTTCTACACGTCAAGTGAATCAATCTTTGATTGCAAAGATACAAAAAACCGCTGATAGTATATAATTAATAGTGATTTTTTGCTAAAAATGCAAACCACCTTTGCGTATTTATAGAATAATATGTAACTTTGCACTTCAAAGTCAAATTATGAAGAAAAGAATTCTTATTGGCCTTTGTGCCGTTTTACTGTTGACAAGTTGCGCACACGAATATAATCAAGTCTACAAGACAACAAACAACGATTATAAATACGAATTTGCAAAGGAATGCTTTGCAAAAGGAAAGTATGGCTTTGCCGTACCTCTTTTGCAAGACCTTGTGACTATCGAGAAAGGTACTGATAACGCACAGGAATGTCTCTATATGCTTGCTATGGCGGAGTATGGTTTGAAAGATTATCAAGCTGCTTCAGAAACATTCAAGAAGTATTACCAGACCTATCCACGTGGTCAGTATGCTGAAATGGCATCGTTCTACATCGGACAGAGCCTCTTTGAAGGTACGCCAGAACCACGTCTCGACCAGACTCCTACCGTTGCAGCCATCGCAGCTTTCCAAGAGTATTTGGACATTTTCCCAAATGGCAAGATGAAAGGAACAGCCCAGCAACGTCTCTTTGCTTTGCAGGATAAACTTATTCGCAAGGAGTATCTCAATGCAAAGTTATATTATAACCTCGGCTCTTACTTTGGTAACTGCACCAGCGGTGGTAATAACTATGAGGCTTGTATCATCACTGCACAGAATGCTTTGAACGATTATCCTTATAGCGACTTACGCGAGAACTTCGCTATCCTTGTTATGAAGAGTAAGTTTGAACTGGCGCAGATGAGTGTCGAGGAGAAGAAGATACAACGTTTCCAGGATGCTGAAGACGAGTGCTACGGATTTATCAACGAGTACCCAGAATCAAAGGAGCGTAAGACTGCTGAGGAATATATCAAGAAGTGTAAGCAAATTACAAAAGATTAAAGAATACAGATTTATAAAATATAAATAAAGAATGGATTACAGGAAGTCAAAAGCACCGTCAAATACGGTAACCCGAGATGTTCAGGAACTTTGGAAAGATACTGGTAACATCTATGAGAGTGTTGCTATCATAGCAAAGAGAGCAAACCAAATCTCGGTTGAAATAAAGCAGGACTTGAGTAAGAAACTTGCCGAATTTGCTTCTTATAACGATTCTCTTGACGAGGTATTTGAGAACCGTGAGCAGATTGAAATTAGCCGTTATTATGAGAAGCTGCCAAAGCCAACTTTGTTAGCTACTCAGGAGTTCATTGATGGTGACGTTTACTGGCGCGATCCTTCTAAGGACGCAATGAATGAGGAAGAAGATTAAACCATGATACAAAGGAAACAAACGGTATTCCTGTTTCTTGCATTGCTCACGACGATCGCTTGCCTCTGCCTACCTGTGGGTAGCTTTGAACCAAAGGGTATGGGTGCGGAGAATATGTTAATGAATCTCTGGATAAGCGATGCAAACGGTGGAAAGGACTTTAACGTATGGGCGTTGTTTGCCATTCTCTTAGTGACCTGCCCTATCAACCTCTTCGCCATCTTCGACTATCATAACCGCAAGCGTCAGGCTCGTTTCTGCGCATTCTCCATGCTGATGATTATTGGCTGGTACGTGGTCTATGGTGTGTTCAGCCAAGTGTTGATGACTGGCTTCAACTTCCATATTGAGTTTGCAGTCTGTCTTCCAGCCGTTGCTTTTATCCTCTTGTGGCTTGCACGTCACTCCATCCTTGCTGATGAAGCTTTGGTAAGAGCAGCTGACAGAATCAGATAAAATAAAATATTCTAATAAAAAAGCGACAGCATCAAAGGTTATTCCCTTGATACTGTCGCTTTTTTATTATTAGGCTTATTTGCCTAATTGGACTAATAAGCCTAATAAACTCGAAAAAAAAGACAGGCAATCGCCTGTCTTTACTTATTCTTAATCCTTTGGCATTAAGCCTTCTATATACTTACAAAGGATATTGATACCCTTTACATTCTCACCTCCTTGTGGAATGATGATATTAGCATAACGCTTGGTCGGCTCAATAAACTGTTCGTGCATTGGCTTCAACACTTCCAAATAACGGTCGACAACCATCGATACCGTACGACCACGGTCTATCGTGTCACGCTGAATGTTACGAATAAGACGCTCGTCGGGGTCACAATCAACGAAGATCTTTAGATCCATCATCTCACGCAAACGTCTGTTGCTCAAAGCCATAATACCCTCAACGATAATTACTGGTTTTGGCTCAACGTGGATTGTCTCTGGCAAGCGGTTGCTGAGGATATAACTATAAGTAGGCTGTTCAACAGCTCTTCCCTCACGCAGCTCATTTACTTGCTTAATCAGTAGCTTCCAATCGAAGGCATCTGGGTGGTCGAAGTTGATTGCCTTGCGTTCTTCATCAGTGAGTCCTGTTGTGTCATTATAATAGGAATCTAATGGTACGACAGCTACATAATGAGGAGGAAGACTATCAACTATTTTCTTCACAACGGTGGTCTTCCCAGACCCCGTACCACCAGCTATTCCTATGATTGTTACTTTATTCTTCATCTTTGTTTTTTTATTATTGGACTGATTGGGCTAATAAGGCTAATAAATCCAATTACTCTAAAATCCCTAAATCTCTAAACATCTTTTCGTAATACTCTGCTTTCTTCTCAACCTTCATCGGATAAGCACGGCTACTACTTGGCTCACGGTAAAGGCGTAGCGTACGATTCTCAAAGCAGAACTCCTTATGGTCGCCCATCTTCATTTTACGTGCATCAATGCCATAATGCTCTGTAAAGACCGTTGTTGCCAACTGACCAGCTGCTAATACAGCCTTACAATCTGGCAAAACTCGAAGCATTCCATCAAGGTCAGCTTGCTCTATGATTTCCAAATCTTTATCAGAAGCCGTACCCGTTGTACGATGAATTCGCAAGGCTGTATCAAAGATTGCAATCCCTTTCTCCTTTAAGAACGGCTTAAGCAAGTTGAGCTTATAAGTTTTTCTTTCCTCATCCACAAAGTAGAGCTTATCCCCGAAGAAGATGTAACCAAAAATACGCCACATATCATTTGTGTAATTAGGATAATACCACTCCATACACCAACGTTTTGGTGCTGGTGGGAAGGTTCCTAACAGCAGCAACTTTGCGTTAGAAGGGAGCCACGGATCAAAAGGATGTACTTCAATTTCCATTGTTTTATTATCAAATTGGGCCAATTAGCCTAATTGGTCTAATTAGCCTAATAATCCTTACTGCTCCTTAACAAAATAAGTTACAACAGGCAAGTGGTCTGAATAACCATCAAGCCACACACCTCCTGCCGTGGTACGCTTGGTATTACCCTTATATTTACCAGACTCCTGCATAAGATAGTCGCGACGGAAGATTTGGTTCTTCCAGTACTTCAATCCAGAGAAGTCTTTTTTGCCATCTTTATTCAATAGGTTTGGACTTAAGATAATCTGGTCGAAGAGATTCCATTTACCTTGATACTGCAAGGTTCCTGTTCCCTCCTTCACAAGGATATTATACCAAGGATTATACATATCGTCTGGACCAACTTCGTTAATTTCTGCCTTTGCAGACAGGCACTCATACATACTTTTGTTGGTTGGGTCATCATTCATATCACCCATAACGAGCACCTTCACCTTTGGATCTTCACGAAGCAGCGAGTCCTTCAACGCTTTTACCTGCTTTCCACCAATCTCACGATAGTGAGAACCTGCACCACGACTTGGCAAATGACACACAATAACTGTCACGTGTTCGCCAGCCAACGTACCACTAACCGTGAGGAATCCACGAGTTGCACGAGCACTATCCTGAGGAAGGTCGTAGATATAAGGCACCAACTTTGTGTCTCTTACAGTAAAGAGTTTTGGATTATAGATCAAAGCGCAGTCAATACCACGATGGTCAGGACCTTCAATATGCACATACTTATAGCCACGTGCAGCCAACTCTGGCTGGGCTGTAAGGTCACGCATGACATGGTCGTTCTCAACCTCGGCTAAGCCAATGACGGCACAACCAACTTTTGGGAGGACATCCGTACCCATCTCTGCCAATACCGTTGCCATATTATGCAACTTATGGTTATACTTCATCTCGTTCCACTGATAACTACCATTTGGTGTGAAATCGTGGTCATTTTTCCCTTTATCATGTGTTGTATCAAACAAGTTCTCCACGTTATAGAAGCCTATAGCATAAACAGAAAACTTCTTCTGGGCAGAAGCTGACGTACCGAAAAGCACGGCACAGAAAAGAAATAATAGTAACTTTCTCATTATTATTTTATGTTGTTATTTTTATCAAAGGATTAAAACGAGGGCTTGTATTTTCCTGTAAATCAGCTATAACACACATAAAAAGCATAAGCAAGCATGCCCTCCAATCTAAATTACGGACACACAGCACCTATAACTGAACTACTTCACACAGTCACGTTTATTTTGCAAATATCGGTAAATAATCCGACATTTACGCATAATTCTCGAAAAAATCATCAAAAAGACTTTCTATTTCCAAATTTATTTCGTTACTTTGCAAACAAAGTATAACACCTAATTAATGTAATAACTATGCAGAAAAAGCTAAAACTTGCCGTTTTAGCACTATGTAGTTCGTCTATGATGGTTGCGCAAAATACTGACCCCAAGACGAACCAGCAGGCGCAGACGGCGAACGCTATGGATGAATCGGCATTCACCTTCACTGAAGCGCAGTTAGGTGAGAATAATGACATGAACGAAAATGTAACGATTCTCAACTCAAACAGTAACGTCTATGCTTCACAAGTAGGTTTCTTGTATTCACCTCTACGTTTTCGTTATCGTGCACTGAACCAGAAATATAACGATGTTTATATCAATGGTGCACCTATGAACGATATGGAAACAGGACAGTTCCGTTACTCTATGGTTGGTGGCATCAACCAACAGACACGTAACGTTGACTATGCACTTCCTTTTGAGAATAATAACTTCTCAATGACAGCTTTGGCAGGAAGTAATAATTATGACTTCCGTGCTGGCTCAATGGCAGGCGGACATCGACTTACGCTTTCTGCTGCAAACCGCAACTATACCCTCCGTGGTATGTATAACTATGCGAGTGGATTCAATGCTAAGGGATGGGCTATTGCTGCCAGCGTCGCTTATCGTTGGGCAAACCGTGGTTACGTTGAAGGTACTTTCTACAACTCATTATCTTACTACTTCGGTGTTCAAAAGAAGTGGAACAATGGTCACTCATTGGCTTTGTCAACATGGGGTAACCCAACTGAACGTTCTACACAGGGTGCAAGTACAGACGAGGCTTATTGGCTTGCTAATGACTATCAGTATAATCCTTATTGGGGCTATCAGAATGGTCATAAGCGTAACAGCCGTGTTGTAAACGATTTCGCACCTTCTGCCATCCTTTCTTGGGATTGGGATATCA is from Prevotella melaninogenica and encodes:
- a CDS encoding outer membrane protein assembly factor BamD, which gives rise to MKKRILIGLCAVLLLTSCAHEYNQVYKTTNNDYKYEFAKECFAKGKYGFAVPLLQDLVTIEKGTDNAQECLYMLAMAEYGLKDYQAASETFKKYYQTYPRGQYAEMASFYIGQSLFEGTPEPRLDQTPTVAAIAAFQEYLDIFPNGKMKGTAQQRLFALQDKLIRKEYLNAKLYYNLGSYFGNCTSGGNNYEACIITAQNALNDYPYSDLRENFAILVMKSKFELAQMSVEEKKIQRFQDAEDECYGFINEYPESKERKTAEEYIKKCKQITKD
- a CDS encoding DNA-directed RNA polymerase subunit omega — protein: MDYRKSKAPSNTVTRDVQELWKDTGNIYESVAIIAKRANQISVEIKQDLSKKLAEFASYNDSLDEVFENREQIEISRYYEKLPKPTLLATQEFIDGDVYWRDPSKDAMNEEED
- a CDS encoding DUF4293 domain-containing protein — encoded protein: MIQRKQTVFLFLALLTTIACLCLPVGSFEPKGMGAENMLMNLWISDANGGKDFNVWALFAILLVTCPINLFAIFDYHNRKRQARFCAFSMLMIIGWYVVYGVFSQVLMTGFNFHIEFAVCLPAVAFILLWLARHSILADEALVRAADRIR
- the udk gene encoding uridine kinase is translated as MKNKVTIIGIAGGTGSGKTTVVKKIVDSLPPHYVAVVPLDSYYNDTTGLTDEERKAINFDHPDAFDWKLLIKQVNELREGRAVEQPTYSYILSNRLPETIHVEPKPVIIVEGIMALSNRRLREMMDLKIFVDCDPDERLIRNIQRDTIDRGRTVSMVVDRYLEVLKPMHEQFIEPTKRYANIIIPQGGENVKGINILCKYIEGLMPKD
- a CDS encoding uracil-DNA glycosylase family protein, yielding MEIEVHPFDPWLPSNAKLLLLGTFPPAPKRWCMEWYYPNYTNDMWRIFGYIFFGDKLYFVDEERKTYKLNLLKPFLKEKGIAIFDTALRIHRTTGTASDKDLEIIEQADLDGMLRVLPDCKAVLAAGQLATTVFTEHYGIDARKMKMGDHKEFCFENRTLRLYREPSSSRAYPMKVEKKAEYYEKMFRDLGILE
- a CDS encoding endonuclease/exonuclease/phosphatase family protein, translating into MRKLLLFLFCAVLFGTSASAQKKFSVYAIGFYNVENLFDTTHDKGKNDHDFTPNGSYQWNEMKYNHKLHNMATVLAEMGTDVLPKVGCAVIGLAEVENDHVMRDLTAQPELAARGYKYVHIEGPDHRGIDCALIYNPKLFTVRDTKLVPYIYDLPQDSARATRGFLTVSGTLAGEHVTVIVCHLPSRGAGSHYREIGGKQVKALKDSLLREDPKVKVLVMGDMNDDPTNKSMYECLSAKAEINEVGPDDMYNPWYNILVKEGTGTLQYQGKWNLFDQIILSPNLLNKDGKKDFSGLKYWKNQIFRRDYLMQESGKYKGNTKRTTAGGVWLDGYSDHLPVVTYFVKEQ